Proteins from a single region of Diaphorobacter limosus:
- the prsK gene encoding XrtA/PEP-CTERM system histidine kinase PrsK translates to MNGSESTVVYWGWALAAGAYSLMSLRLIGQQYLGAAVNRIAVVMLAASVLTVIWSVSSLLALTESSAWWLGAQAADILRYLCWTVFVALFFRTNAGQANDGWYRWWPGLVVVGLFGAPAAVVMIYLLAGAKGQAFLMVLLAIAGLVLLEQLLRNVPEDSLWSAKPVCLGLAGTFLFDLYVFSQGVLFQGIDPDALSVRPFVHALMVPLLWLATTRHRNWIAKIHVSHKVMFHSATLVLVGLYLLFMASVGYYVRYFGGAWGGALQLGLVFVAVVLAIGVALSGSLRATLRVFLGKHFFRYRFDYREEWLKFTATLSSQDHPQEAGKNVIRGLADMLESPAGGLWLLRPDDDQYRQAARWNLPAATETVDKDGALPAFMRSTAWVVNLEEWRAYPGRYQHLRVPDWLAEYPQAWLLVPLWHGKDLLGFVLLASPRTPVEVNWEVIDLLKTAGRQAASILAQMQATEALLESRKFEAFSRMSAFVVHDLKNIVAQLSLMVKNAKRLQNNPEFQADMLMTVENSLERMRQLMLQLREGASSGAAAVGVDLGKIAERLAANALRRGRMVEVDVSSQVFTRGHADRLERIIGHLVQNALEATGATDRVWIRVDRYGSHARVEVGDEGHGMSEEFVQTRLFKPFQTTKEAGMGIGTYESFQYVQELGGKLSVDSQVGKGTVVGLLLPLIEISRDSDLHL, encoded by the coding sequence ATGAACGGCAGTGAAAGCACGGTGGTTTACTGGGGCTGGGCTCTGGCTGCTGGGGCCTATAGCCTGATGTCCCTGCGTTTGATTGGCCAGCAGTACCTGGGGGCCGCGGTCAATCGCATTGCCGTGGTCATGCTCGCGGCCTCGGTGCTGACCGTGATCTGGAGCGTCAGCAGCCTGCTGGCGCTCACCGAGTCATCGGCGTGGTGGCTGGGGGCGCAGGCGGCCGATATCTTGCGCTATCTGTGCTGGACGGTGTTTGTCGCCCTGTTCTTCAGGACGAATGCCGGTCAGGCCAACGATGGCTGGTACCGCTGGTGGCCGGGCCTGGTGGTCGTGGGACTGTTCGGCGCCCCGGCGGCGGTGGTCATGATTTACCTGCTGGCGGGGGCCAAGGGGCAGGCTTTTCTGATGGTGTTGCTGGCGATTGCCGGGCTGGTTCTGCTGGAACAGTTGCTGCGCAATGTGCCGGAGGATTCGCTGTGGAGCGCCAAACCCGTGTGCCTGGGTCTGGCGGGCACCTTCCTGTTTGACCTGTATGTGTTCTCGCAAGGGGTGCTGTTTCAGGGCATAGACCCTGATGCCCTGAGCGTGCGGCCGTTCGTGCATGCCCTCATGGTGCCCTTGCTGTGGCTGGCGACAACGCGCCATCGCAACTGGATCGCCAAGATCCATGTGTCGCACAAGGTCATGTTTCACTCCGCCACGCTGGTGCTGGTGGGGCTCTACCTGCTGTTCATGGCCAGCGTCGGCTACTACGTGCGCTATTTTGGCGGCGCGTGGGGCGGTGCCCTGCAGCTGGGCCTGGTTTTCGTGGCCGTGGTGCTGGCCATTGGGGTGGCGTTGTCGGGTTCATTGCGCGCCACGCTGCGGGTGTTTCTGGGCAAGCATTTTTTTCGTTACCGCTTTGATTACCGTGAGGAGTGGCTGAAGTTCACGGCCACGCTGTCCAGTCAGGACCACCCGCAGGAAGCCGGCAAGAATGTGATTCGTGGCCTGGCGGACATGCTGGAGAGCCCGGCAGGCGGCTTGTGGCTGCTGCGCCCCGACGACGATCAGTACCGCCAGGCCGCGCGCTGGAATTTGCCCGCCGCTACCGAAACCGTGGACAAGGATGGCGCCCTGCCCGCGTTCATGCGTTCGACTGCCTGGGTGGTCAACCTGGAAGAATGGCGCGCCTACCCTGGGCGCTACCAGCATCTGCGAGTACCCGATTGGCTTGCCGAGTACCCGCAGGCCTGGCTGCTGGTGCCCCTGTGGCACGGCAAGGATTTGCTCGGGTTCGTGCTGCTGGCCAGCCCGCGCACGCCGGTTGAAGTCAATTGGGAGGTGATTGATCTGTTGAAGACGGCTGGCAGGCAGGCGGCGAGCATTCTGGCGCAGATGCAGGCCACCGAGGCGCTGCTTGAATCACGCAAGTTCGAGGCATTCAGCCGGATGTCGGCATTCGTGGTGCACGACCTGAAAAATATCGTGGCCCAACTGTCATTGATGGTCAAAAACGCCAAGCGGTTGCAGAACAACCCGGAGTTTCAGGCCGACATGCTGATGACCGTGGAAAATTCGCTGGAACGCATGCGCCAGCTGATGCTGCAACTGCGCGAGGGGGCGTCTTCTGGCGCAGCCGCCGTGGGCGTGGACCTGGGCAAGATTGCCGAGCGCCTGGCCGCCAATGCCCTGCGCCGCGGGAGGATGGTTGAAGTGGACGTTTCGTCACAGGTTTTTACCCGTGGACACGCCGATCGTTTGGAGCGCATCATCGGCCATCTGGTTCAAAACGCGCTGGAGGCCACAGGTGCCACCGACCGTGTCTGGATTCGGGTCGATCGCTATGGCAGTCATGCACGCGTCGAAGTCGGCGACGAGGGCCATGGCATGAGCGAAGAATTTGTCCAGACGCGGTTGTTCAAGCCTTTTCAGACCACTAAGGAAGCTGGCATGGGCATTGGCACCTACGAGAGTTTTCAGTATGTGCAGGAGCTCGGGGGCAAGCTCTCCGTGGACAGCCAGGTCGGCAAAGGAACGGTGGTGGGGCTGTTGCTGCCATTGATTGAAATCAGTCGCGATTCCGATTTACACCTATAG
- the prsR gene encoding PEP-CTERM-box response regulator transcription factor, translating to MSAEKLQPLLVVEDDLALQKQIKWSLDGYESVLANDRESAMAQLRRHGSPVVTMDLGLPPDADSVSEGFKLLEQILAAAPDTKVIVLTGQNGQANALKAVAMGAYDFLAKPFEPEVLNLCVERAFRMHELQAENKRLQALQASDAIAGLITRDPQMLRVCRTIEKVANTNASVMLLGESGTGKEVLARGLHQQSNRSNGSFVAINCAAIPENLLESELFGYEKGAFTGAAKTTPGKIETAHGGTLMLDEIGDMPMPLQAKLLRFLQERVVERVGGRQGIAVDVRVVCATHQNLAQCIKDGRFREDLYYRLAEIVVEIPPLRQRVGDAALLAHAFARRFAQEHGRSLTLADDALRAIEAHPWPGNIRELENRIKRATIMADGSQITALDVGFTDADGVDDDRSLDLRLIREAAEQRAVLAALARTDGTVAKAAELLGVSRPTLYDLMHRLGLKT from the coding sequence ATGAGTGCGGAGAAGTTGCAGCCCTTGTTGGTTGTCGAGGACGACCTGGCGCTGCAAAAGCAGATCAAATGGTCGCTCGACGGCTATGAGTCGGTCTTGGCCAATGACCGCGAAAGCGCCATGGCGCAGTTGCGCCGGCATGGCTCGCCAGTAGTGACCATGGATCTGGGCCTGCCCCCGGATGCGGACTCGGTGTCCGAGGGCTTCAAGCTGCTGGAACAGATACTGGCGGCGGCGCCAGACACCAAAGTCATCGTGCTCACGGGGCAGAACGGCCAGGCGAACGCACTCAAGGCCGTGGCCATGGGTGCCTATGACTTTCTGGCCAAGCCCTTCGAGCCGGAAGTGCTCAACCTGTGCGTGGAACGCGCCTTCAGGATGCACGAGCTGCAGGCCGAGAACAAGCGGCTGCAGGCCTTGCAGGCGTCGGACGCCATCGCGGGACTGATCACACGCGACCCGCAGATGCTGCGCGTGTGCCGCACCATCGAGAAGGTGGCGAATACGAATGCCTCGGTGATGCTGCTGGGCGAGAGCGGCACGGGCAAGGAGGTGCTGGCCCGGGGGCTGCACCAGCAGTCCAACCGCAGCAATGGCAGCTTCGTGGCCATCAACTGCGCCGCCATTCCTGAAAACCTGCTCGAAAGCGAGCTGTTTGGCTACGAAAAAGGCGCCTTCACCGGTGCCGCCAAGACCACACCGGGCAAGATCGAGACGGCGCATGGGGGCACCCTCATGCTCGACGAAATAGGCGATATGCCCATGCCGCTACAGGCCAAGCTGCTACGTTTTTTGCAAGAGCGTGTGGTCGAGCGCGTGGGCGGACGCCAGGGCATTGCCGTGGATGTGCGCGTGGTCTGTGCCACGCACCAGAACCTGGCGCAATGCATCAAGGATGGGCGCTTTCGCGAAGATCTGTATTACCGCCTGGCCGAAATCGTGGTCGAGATACCACCGCTGCGTCAGCGGGTGGGCGATGCGGCGCTGCTGGCCCATGCCTTTGCCCGCCGTTTTGCACAGGAGCATGGACGCAGCCTGACCCTGGCCGATGATGCTCTGCGCGCGATCGAGGCCCATCCATGGCCGGGCAACATCCGTGAGCTGGAAAACCGTATCAAGCGCGCCACCATCATGGCCGATGGCAGCCAGATCACCGCACTCGATGTCGGCTTCACGGATGCCGACGGGGTGGACGATGACCGCTCGCTGGACTTGCGGCTGATCCGCGAGGCGGCTGAGCAGCGTGCCGTGCTGGCAGCGTTGGCGCGTACCGATGGCACCGTTGCCAAGGCTGCCGAACTGCTCGGTGTGAGTCGGCCCACGCTGTACGACCTGATGCATCGCTTGGGCCTAAAGACTTAA